In Candidatus Rokuibacteriota bacterium, one DNA window encodes the following:
- a CDS encoding ABC transporter substrate-binding protein, translated as MRFKSLLLGTSVSLGVIVLLSGFATAAEQPKRGGTLRVSYGNAIAHLDFHTAPGYEMMWVAMNVGCGLVNITPDGKFVGDAAESWQISPDGLLYTFKLRKNVLFHDGTKVDAAAVKFSIDRLIDPATKSGMRTFYDPVHSVEVLDPHTVQIRLKQPYAFLLHMLAGYRTGLIIYSPTATQKYSLEDRKKGKPEAVVGCGPFRLVEWVKGSHLVMDRFDKYFQPGLPYLDRVHIRIIKDPVTQMAAFKAGEMDFIASFSPEHVDTLKAQNPKAQILTGKETTPMVAAMKVTVPRDGKPMSKDRAPHPIFGDLRVRKAVGCYGIDRNEIVKIAFKGQATPWVGMIPPGTLDTVDVNSKCPYDPAKAKAMLAEAGYGPQKPLTLELMTNPEKSVFNVIATVIKEQLARIGVTANIRIVDKVSWMNTTLNDGPWDMYVEDLLSLLTPDSNAYLSNTTSSWSHPRHNDKKVDEFYARYAREMDAAKRKAIAKELQDYMADQVYWNNVSGSPFYMVAQPWMKGYVYNAEFEVHYHRVWLDK; from the coding sequence AGCAGCCGAAACGCGGGGGCACTCTGCGGGTCTCCTACGGCAACGCGATCGCCCACCTCGACTTCCACACCGCGCCGGGCTACGAAATGATGTGGGTGGCCATGAACGTCGGCTGCGGGCTCGTGAACATCACGCCCGACGGGAAGTTCGTGGGCGACGCCGCGGAGTCGTGGCAGATCTCGCCCGACGGCCTCCTCTACACCTTCAAGCTCCGCAAGAATGTCCTCTTCCACGACGGCACCAAGGTGGACGCCGCCGCCGTCAAGTTCAGCATCGACCGCCTCATAGACCCCGCCACCAAGTCGGGGATGCGGACCTTCTACGATCCGGTGCACAGCGTCGAGGTGCTCGATCCTCACACCGTCCAGATCCGCCTGAAGCAGCCCTACGCGTTCCTCCTGCACATGCTCGCCGGCTACCGCACCGGCCTGATCATCTACTCCCCGACGGCCACCCAGAAGTACAGCCTCGAGGACCGCAAGAAGGGCAAGCCCGAGGCCGTGGTGGGCTGCGGGCCGTTCCGGCTGGTCGAGTGGGTGAAGGGCAGCCACCTGGTCATGGACCGCTTCGACAAGTACTTCCAGCCGGGGCTCCCCTACCTGGACCGCGTCCACATTCGCATCATCAAGGACCCGGTCACCCAGATGGCCGCCTTCAAGGCGGGGGAGATGGACTTCATCGCGTCCTTCTCGCCCGAGCACGTGGACACGCTCAAGGCGCAGAACCCGAAGGCCCAGATCCTGACCGGGAAAGAAACGACGCCCATGGTGGCGGCGATGAAGGTGACGGTCCCCCGGGACGGGAAGCCCATGTCCAAGGACCGCGCGCCCCACCCGATCTTCGGTGATCTCCGCGTGCGCAAGGCCGTCGGCTGCTACGGGATCGACCGGAACGAGATCGTGAAGATCGCCTTCAAGGGCCAGGCGACCCCGTGGGTCGGGATGATCCCGCCGGGTACCCTGGACACGGTGGACGTCAACTCCAAGTGCCCCTACGACCCGGCCAAGGCGAAGGCCATGCTGGCCGAGGCGGGCTACGGCCCCCAGAAGCCCCTGACCCTCGAGCTCATGACCAACCCCGAGAAGTCGGTGTTCAACGTCATCGCTACGGTCATCAAGGAGCAGCTCGCGCGGATCGGCGTGACTGCGAACATCAGGATCGTGGACAAGGTCAGCTGGATGAACACGACCCTGAACGACGGCCCGTGGGACATGTACGTCGAGGACCTCCTGTCGCTGCTCACGCCGGACAGCAACGCCTACCTGTCGAACACCACCTCCTCCTGGAGCCACCCGCGCCACAACGACAAGAAGGTCGACGAGTTCTACGCGCGCTACGCCCGGGAGATGGACGCGGCCAAGCGCAAGGCGATCGCCAAGGAGCTCCAGGATTACATGGCCGATCAGGTCTACTGGAACAACGTCTCGGGCTCGCCGTTCTACATGGTCGCCCAGCCGTGGATGAAGGGCTACGTGTACAACGCGGAGTTCGAGGTGCACTACCACAGGGTCTGGCTGGACAAGTAA
- a CDS encoding ABC transporter permease, producing the protein MRVYMIRRLFQVVPTVLGITLVVFLMMRSIPGDPVVPLLGDAYTQEDAVKVRAEYGLDKPILVQYLIWLGKLLQGDWGASIITGRSVLQDVLVRLPVTLELIVLSMLVALAIAIPAGIIGAMRQNTWADYTASSAAVVGVSIPEFFLGVLLLLSFSVGLGGALPSSGWVYLPGTCQTVVCQASLWGNLQHAAMPAVALGVGRAAILTRLLRGSMLEVIRTEYVTTARAKGLAERRVLLKHALKNALIPTVTVMGLQVGFLIGGAIVVETLFAVPGLGTYGIDAIIARDYPQVQGFVLLTALAFVGINLIVDLTYTFLDPRIRYGR; encoded by the coding sequence ATGCGCGTCTACATGATCAGGCGCCTGTTCCAGGTCGTCCCCACCGTGCTGGGGATCACGCTCGTGGTCTTCCTCATGATGCGGTCGATCCCCGGGGATCCCGTCGTCCCCCTGCTCGGGGACGCCTACACCCAGGAGGACGCCGTCAAGGTCCGGGCGGAGTATGGCCTGGACAAGCCTATCCTCGTTCAGTACCTCATCTGGCTCGGCAAGCTCCTGCAGGGCGACTGGGGCGCTTCCATCATCACCGGGCGCTCGGTCCTCCAGGACGTGCTGGTGCGTCTGCCCGTCACGCTCGAGCTGATCGTGCTCTCGATGCTGGTGGCGCTGGCCATCGCCATTCCGGCGGGGATCATCGGCGCCATGCGCCAGAACACCTGGGCCGACTACACGGCGTCGTCGGCCGCCGTGGTCGGCGTCTCGATCCCGGAGTTCTTCCTGGGCGTCCTGCTCCTGCTGAGCTTCTCCGTCGGGCTCGGCGGCGCGCTGCCAAGCTCAGGCTGGGTGTACCTGCCCGGGACCTGCCAGACGGTGGTCTGCCAGGCCAGCCTGTGGGGGAACCTCCAGCACGCCGCGATGCCCGCCGTCGCGCTCGGCGTGGGACGGGCCGCCATCCTGACCCGGCTCCTGCGCGGCAGCATGCTGGAGGTGATCCGCACGGAGTACGTCACCACCGCGCGCGCCAAGGGTCTGGCCGAGCGGCGGGTCCTCCTGAAGCACGCGCTGAAGAACGCCCTGATCCCGACGGTGACCGTGATGGGCCTCCAGGTCGGCTTCCTGATCGGGGGCGCGATCGTGGTGGAGACGCTGTTCGCCGTGCCGGGCCTCGGCACCTACGGCATCGACGCCATCATCGCGCGCGACTACCCCCAGGTGCAGGGCTTTGTCCTGCTGACAGCCCTGGCCTTCGTCGGGATCAACCTGATCGTCGATCTGACCTACACGTTCCTGGATCCCCGCATCCGCTACGGGCGCTGA